CGTCATGGAGCACGGTGCCGACGCCGGTCTCGCCTTCGACGGCGACGCCGATCGCTGCTTCGTCGTTGACGAGAACGGCGACGCCGTGAGCCCCTCTGCGGTCACGGCGATCGTCGCCGTGCGCGAGATCGCCCGTGAGCGCGAGAGCGATCCGGCCGCGAGGCCGCTCGTGCTGCACAACCTGATCACGTCGCGCTTCGTTCCCGAGATCATCGAAAGCCGCGGTGCCGAGCCCGTGCGCACGCGAGTCGGTCACTCGCTCATCAAGGCGCAGATGCGCGATACCGGAGCAATCTTCGGTGGCGAGCACTCTGCGCACTACTACTTCCGCGATTTCTGGGGAGCCGACAACGGCATGCTCGCCGCGATGCACGTGCTCGCCGAGCTTGGGTCGCAGCCCTTGCCGCTGTCAGAATTCTCCGCCGAGTTCAGCCCCTACCGGCAGTCGGGCGAGATCAATTCGACGGTCGACGACGTCCCGCTGGCGTATGCGCGCATCGTCGAGGCGTTCCAGGGGCGGGCGCAGTTTGACGAGATGGACGGCCTCACAGCAACGGGAATCACGCCGGAGGGCGAGCCGTTCTGGTGGTTCAATGTTCGCCCGTCGAACACCGAGCCGCTACTGCGCTTGAACGTCGAGGGCGAGGATGCTGCGACGATGGAGGCTGTGCGCGACGAGGTGCTGTCGCTCATTCGCGCCTGAGCCGCGTGGAACAATGGTCGTATGACCAGTTCTGCGCCCTTCGACTACCAGATCGCCGACCTCTCTCTCGCTGAAGCGGGGCGCCACCAGCTTCGCCTTGCCGAGAACGAGATGCCCGGCCTGATGGCCCTGCGCGACGAATACGGTGCGTCGCAGCCGCTCGCCGGCGCGCGCATTGCCGGTTCTCTGCACATGACGGTGCAGACGGCCGTGCTCATCGAGACCCTCGTGGCGCTCGGCGCCCAGGTGCGCTGGGCGAGCTGCAACATCTATTCGACGCAGAACGAGGCGGCTGCGGCCGTTGTCGTTGGACCCGAGGGAACGATCGATGCGCCCGCGGGTGTTCCCGTGTTCGCGTGGAAGGGCGAGACCCTCGCCGAGTATTGGGCGTGCACCGATCGCATCTTCGATTGGAGCAGCGAATCAGAAGCCGCGGGGGAGAGCTGGATCGGCCCGAACCTGATTCTCGACGATGGCGGCGACGCCACGCTGCTCGTGCACAAGGGCCGAGAGTTCGAGGCTGCTGGGGACGTTCCCGAGGCGACGGATGCTGACAGTGAAGAGTTCAGCGTTGTTCTCGACGTGCTGCGTCGCTCCCTTGCAGCATCCCCTGACCGCTGGACCCGCATCGCCGGCGAGCTCGAGGGCGTCACCGAAGAGACGACAACGGGCGTGCATCGCCTGTACGAACTCGCGCGTTCGGGTGAGCTGCTCTTTCCGGCGATCAACGTCAACGACTCGGTGACGAAATCCAAGTTCGACAACCGCTACGGCATTCGCCATTCGCTTCCCGACGGGCTCAACCGGGCAACCGACGTTCTCATCGGAGGCAAGGTCGCCTTCGTCGTCGGCTATGGCGACGTGGGAAAGGGTGCGGCCGAGGCGCTGCGGGGTCAGGGCGCTCGCGTGATCGTGTCAGAGGTGGACCCCATCTGCGCCTTGCAGGCGGCGATGGACGGTTTTCAGGTCGCGACGCTCGAGTCCGTCGCCGACCAGGTCGACATCGTCATCACGTGCACGGGAAACCGCGCTGTCGTTCGTCCCGAGCACATGCTCGCCATGAAGCACCTGGCGATCGTTGCGAACGTGGGGCACTTCGATAATGAGATCGACATGGCGGGCCTCGCCGCGATCGATGGCGTTGTGAAGCTCGAGATCAAACCACAGGTTCACGAATGGCGCCTGCCGACGGGTCGCTCGATCCTGGTGCTCAGCGAGGGACGTCTCATGAACCTCGGCAACGCGACGGGGCACCCGTCGTTCGTGATGAGCAATTCCTTTGCCAACCAAGTGCTCGCGCAGATCGAGCTGCACGAGCGTGGCGATCGGTATTCGACGGACGTTCACGTTCTTCCGAAGCGCCTCGACGAGAAGGTGGCACGGCTGCACCTCGACGCGCTCGGTGTTGAGCTCACCTCGCTGTCGCCGGAGCAAGCGGCGTACATCGGCGTTCCTGTCGAGGGGCCGTACAAGCTCGAGCACTACCGGTATTGAGCGATCGCGCCCGAGATCACCGCGCAGGAGACGGATGCTGCGGGACGCGCGCCGGAAACGAATGCGGATTGTCGTGCAACAGCGGCTGCAGGCGCTGCAGCCGCTCGCGCTCGAGCATGAGAGCGCGGTAGCTGCGCTCGCGACGCAGAGCGGCGACGGCGTAGAGGAACGACAGCGGATCGGTCTGGGGCAGCGGAGCGACGTGCGCTGACGCCTCGTTCGCGAGATCGTGTGCCAGCCGCGCGCGAGAGTGCGGGGTCATGCGTGCGGCCTGGGAGAGAAACTGCGCGATGCGCCGTGCGAGCCGGTCGGGAAGACGTGCGACATCGGCGACCTGGGCCCACGCGGTCAGGTGCTGCGGAACGGGGTACACGGCCGGGCTGATGCGCGGGACGCGCTCGTGCTGTGAGTAGGTTCCTGCGAGCATGTCGCCGATGCGCTTGGAGCGGGCGCCGAGAAGTCCGACGAGGGCCGCGCCGCCTCCGAGCGTCATATAGATCTCGAAGAAGCCGACGAGGGCGCGGATGAAGGCGTGCCTGAAGCCGATTGCGCCGCCGTCGTCGCGCACGATGCGCGCGCCGATCGCGAGCCGACCGAGCGAGCGGCCTCGTGTGAGCAGTTCGACAGCGGTCGGCACGACGATCGTGGAGAAGACAATGATGGCGATCATGAACGCTTGCATCGCGGCGGTGTCCATGCCGGTCTGTGCTGCCGACATGACGAGAAGCAGCACGAGAACCACTGCCAGGGCGACAGAGACGAGAACATCGATCATGGCGCCCGCCGCGCGCAGCAGAAAGCTCGTCGAGCGAACATCGAGTGCGACAGCCTCGCCGGTGATGAACTCGTCGGCGTCGCGCGAGAATGTGACGGCTTCGCTCATGGGTATCATCTAATCAGATGGATCTTGATGCCTATACCGCAGCCCACAGATCGGATTGGGAGCGACTCGACGAGCTCTCGCGCACTCCGAGGCTGACGGGCGAGCAGTCAGACGAGCTCATCATGCGGTATCAGTCCGGCGCGACGCAGCTGTCGGCCATCAAGACGACGGCCGGATCGACAGCTGTCGGGGATCGACTGAGCGTCGTGCTGTCCCGAGTGCGCCTGCGCTTTACAGGAGCTGCGGGCAACGCGCTGTCGCAGCTTCCGCGGTTCTTCATGCTTCAGCTGCCCGCAGCCCTGTACCGGCTGCGGTGGCTCACACTCGCTGTCACCGTCGCGACAGTACTCATCGCTCTCGCGTTCGGAGTATGGATCTCGCAGGATCCGCGCGTTCTCGCCAACCTCGGCAGCGAGTCCGAGCTCTCATCGCTCGCGCGCGACGAGTTCGTCGCCTATTACTCCGAGAATCCGGCGGCGTCGTTCGCCGGCCGTGTGTGGACGAACAACGCGTGGATCGCCGCGCAGTGCATCGCCTTCGGAATCACCGGCGTCTGGGTGCCCTACGTCGTGCTGCAGAACGCGCAGAACCTCGGCATCACGGGCGCTGTGATGTTCGCGTACGACAAGGGTGACGTGTTTTTTCTCTTCATCGCGCCGCACGGCCAGCTCGAGCTGACGTGCATCTTCGTGGCCGCCGCGGCGGGGCTGCGCATCTTCTGGTCGTGGGTGGCTCCGGGGCGCCGCACGCGTCTTGACTCAATCGCCCACGAGGGACGTAGCCTGATCACCGTTGTCGTCGGGCTTGTCATCGCTCTGTTCGTGTCGGGAATCATCGAGGGCTTCGTCACGCCCTGGCCTCTGCAGGAGCAGACTGAGCCAGCACTCGGCTGGGCGATCAAGATCGGCATCGGAACACTCGCGCTTGCGGCCTTCCTCGCGTACATGCTCGTCGTCGGGCGCAGAGCGGCTCGCCACGGCGAGACGGGAGACCTCGACGCGTTCGGCTCGGGGGCGACGACGCTCACGGCGGCGTGAAAGGCGAGGCCTCGCGACACGGCTTCCGTTCTTTTGACTGAGTCAAAACAAGTGATAGAGTGCTGATATGCACACCACGACGGACGCCGAGTTCAGCACAGCGCTGCGCGACGCGGGGCTGAAGGCCACGGCCCCGAGGCGGAGTGTGCTGCGCGTGCTCGAAACCAACCAGCACGCAGATGCCGCCGCGATCTTCGAATCCGTGCTCCACGACCTGCCCGACACCTCGTTGCAGGCCGTGTACGGAGTGCTGTCGGCGCTCACAGAGGTCGGCCTCGTGCGGCGCATCGAGCCCGCCGGGTCGCCCGCACTCTACGAGCGGCGCATCGGCGACAATCACCACCACGTCGTGTGCACGCAGTGCGGAGCCGTGCGAGACGTTGACTGCGTGGTCGGTGAGGCGCCGTGCCTCACACCGTCGAACACGGCGGGATACGCCATCTCAACGGCCGACGTCACATTCTGGGGCGTGTGTCCCGACTGCCAGAAGGCCACTGACTAGTTTTTCTCGTTCTTTTCACGACGTGCGATCGTCCGATCGCGTCATCACCCATGCCCACAATCAAGGAGAAGTATGTCTGAAACTCCCGTAACGACAACGAACACCGGCTCGCCTGTCGCCGCAGACGGATACTCGCAGACCGTCGGCGCCGACGGGTCGATCGTGCTCACCGACCACTACCTGGTCGAGAAGCTCGCGCACTTCAACCGTGAGCGCGTGCCCGAGCGAGTCGTGCACGCCAAGGGCGGTGGCGCGTTCGGCACGTTCGAGGCCACGGAGGACATGAGCGCGTACACGCGCGCGGCGCTGTTCCAGAAGGGCACGACAACCGAGATGCTCGCACGCTTCTCAACCGTCGCCGGCGAGCAGGGTTCGCCTGACACGTGGCGTGATCCTCGGGGCTTCGCGCTGAAGTTCTACACGTCGGAGGGCAACTACGACCTCGTGGGCAACAACACGCCCGTGTTCTTCATTCGCGACGGCATCAAGTTTCCCGACTTCATCCACTCGCAGAAGCGTCTTCCCGGCATCAACACGCGTGACAACGATATGCAGTGGGACTTCTGGACGAACTCGCCGGAGTCCGCCCACCAGGTGACGTGGGTTCTCGGAGACCGCGGCCTGCCGGCATCCTGGCGCACTATGGACGGGTTCGGCTCGCACACGTACCAGTGGATCAATGCCGAGGGCGAGCGCTTCTGGGTCAAGTACCACTTCAAGACCGATCAGGGCATCGAGAACCTCACGAACGAGCAGGGCGAGAAGCTCGCGGGCCAGGACGCCGACTACCACCAGCGCGACCTGTACGAGGCGATTGAGCGCGGTGACTTCCCGTCGTGGACGCTCTACGTGCAGATCATGCCGTATGAAGACGCGAAGACGTACCGCTTCAACCCGTTCGACGTCACCAAGGTGTGGCCGCACGCGGATTACCCGCTCGTCAAGGTCGGCACGATGCAGCTGAACCGCAACGCCGAAAACTACTTCGCGCAGATCGAGCAGGCGGCGTTCGCCCCCTCGAACTTCGTGCCGGGAATCGCGGCCAGCCCCGATCGGATGCTGCAGGCGCGCATCTTCAGCTACGCAGACGCGCATCGCTACCGCGTCGGCACGAACCACGCGCAGCTGCCCGTGAACGCGCCGAAGGTCGACGTGCACTCGTACTCGAAGGACGGCCAGAGCCGCTTCTCTTTCCCGTCGTCGGACCGCCCGGTCTACGCGCCGAACTCGTTCGGAGGCCCGCAGGGAGACCCCCAGGTCGCGGGCGATGCCGCTGGATTCCCCAGTGACGGAGAGCTCGTGCGGTCCGCTCAGGTTCTGCACAGCGAAGACTCCGACTTCGTGCAGGCCGGCACACTGTACCGCGAGGTTATGGACGATGACGCGAAGGCTCGCTTCCTCGACACCATCACAGGCCACGTGGGAGCGGTGAAGAACGACGACATCCGCGCTCGCGCGATCCAGTACTGGAAGAACGTCGACGCCGACCTCGGTGCGGCGCTCGAGGAGCGTCTGGCCGCGGGAGCAGCGGGAGCGCCCGTTGTCAACGGCACCGACACCGAAGCAGCAGAGGCCGTCGCCTAGCACGACCGCCACGAAACACGCCCGGGAGCCGCTCGGCTCCCGGGCATTCGTGCACGGTGGCCGCTACAGCCGACCCGCGGCCTTGAGCGCGATGTAGTGATCGGAAAGTGCCGGGGGAAGATCAGCGGGCGCCCCCGTGACCACGTCGGCGCCCTGCTGCCTGATCGCCGCCGAGACGCGAGCGACGTCCAGTAGCGAACGTTCAGCGGATGCCGCACGATAGACGTCCTCTCGACGATCACGCTGCGACACGGCAGCTTCGACGTCCGGATCCGTGACACTGGCCACGACAACCGTGTGCTTCTGGGTCAGCTGCGGCAGAACCGAGAGCAGGCCCTGCGAGGCGCCAGGCGCGTCGATCGACGTGAGCAGCACGACGAGCGCTCGGTGCGCCGTGATGTCCCGCACCTGCCCGGGCACAGCATCCCAGTCCATCTCGATAAGCTCAGGATCGATCCCTGCGAATGTGTCCACCATGCGCGCCAGCAGCGCGGGACCGTTCGCTCCTTGCACGCGTCCGCGCACGCGCCTGTCGAACGCGACGACGTCGACGCGGTCTCCCGCACGCGTCGCGAGAGCCGCGAGCAGCAGCGACGACTCGAACGCCGTGTCGATGCGCGGCTCGTTGTCGATTCGCGCCGCAGACGTGCGACCGGTGTCGATGATGATGACGACGCGGCGGTCTCGTTCCGGACGCCACGTTCGCACGACCAGGTCCTGACGCCGCGCGGTGGCGCGCCAGTCGATGGAACGCACATCGTCTCCGCGCACATACTCGCGCAGCGAATCGAACTCGGTTCCCTGTCCGCGCACCATCACGGGACTCGCGCCGTCAAGCTCTCGCAGGCGCGCGAGCCTGCTGGGAAGGTGCTTTCGCGCGTTGAACGGCGGAAGCACGCGCAGCCGCCCCGGAGCTGACAGCGTTGCCTGACGCGCGCCGAGCCGCAGAGGCCCGAACGAGCGCACCGTGACATGGGAGCTCGTGCGGTCTCCGCGTCGAAAGGGCGTGAGCCGCTGCGTCGCAGCGCGTCGCTCTCCCGGCGGCAGCACGACACGCTGGCGCGGCTCAGTCGCTCCCGCTGACGGCTGCCACGCGTCGCGCACGATGGCGCGCACCGTGCGCTCGCCCTGATTTGAGACCAGAATTCTGCTCGTCACGGTCTCGCCGAGGCGCACGCGCTCGGGGAGCTCGCGCAGAATGCTGAGGCGTCGCGGGGAACCGGCGAGTGAGACGTCGATGACCAGCAGAAGCACGCACGCCGCGAGCCAGAGCCCGAGCGGCGCCCACGCGTTCCCGGTCGCCTGTCCGACAACGATGACGGGAACCACGCCCGCCGCCAGGAGCGCAACGAACCAGCCGGTGACCGCCATGACTAGAACGGCACCTGCACCTGCTGCATGACCGACGTGAGGATCGCGTCGACAGACACGCCCTCCAACTCGGCTTCGGGGCGAAGCTGCACTCGGTGTCGCCACACGGGAATCAGCATCGCCTGCACGTGGTCCGGGGTGATCGATGTGTACCCCGTGAGCCAGGTCCAGGCCTTCGTCGCTGCGAGCAGTGCTGTCGTGCCGCGCGGGCTCACCCCGATGCGCACCGAGGGGCTCTGCCTCGTGGCGCGCGCCAGATCGACGAGGTATGTCAGCACAGCGTCCGTGACGCCAACGCTCGCGACAGCATCCTGAGCCGCTCTGATGTCGGTAGCGCTCACAACGGGCGTCACCCCGGCAGAGGCCAGATCGCGGGGGTCGAAGCCATGCGCGTGCCGTCGGAGCACCTCGACCTCGGTCTCGCGTTCGGGAACCTCCAGAACGAGCTTGACGAGAAAACGGTCCAGCTGCGCCTCGGGCAGCGTGTACGTTCCCTCGTACTCGATCGGGTTCATCGTGGCGGCGACGAGGAACGGGTCGGGAAGCTTGCGCGTCACGCCGTCCGCCGAGACCTGGCGCTCCTCCATGGCCTCGAGAAGAGAGGACTGGGTCTTGGGCGGCGTGCGGTTGATCTCGTCTGCGAGCATGATGTTCGTGAAGACGGGGCCTTCGCGAAACTCGAACTCACCGGCCTTCGTGTCGTAGACGAGCGAGCCCGTGACGTCTCCTGGCATGAGGTCGGGCGTGAACTGCACGCGCTTGGTGTCGAGCGACAGCGACGTGCTCAGCGACCGAACGAGCAGCGTCTTCGCAACGCCAGGCACGCCCTCGAGCAGCGCGTGCCCGCGGGCGAGCAGCGCGACGACGAGTCCCGTCACCGCGGCGTCTTGCCCCACGACAGCCTTGGCGACCTCCGCGCGCACCTGAGCGAATCGTTGACGCAGGTCGTCGTGCGTGTCCGTCGTGGCCTCGGGGGCGGTGCCTGTGGCGTTCTGAGGCGAGTCGTGATGATTCGTCATTGTCACATTCTTCCTGTTTCGTCGATCGTCGCGCGCACGCGGGTTTCAAGGTCGTTCACGGCGTCAGACAGGGCCATGAGCTGAGAGTCGGACGACGGAAGATCGTCGACGAGCACAGCGCGAACCTGTCGCGGGTCACGGGCGAGGAGGGATGCTGTCGCGTCAGCGACCTGCCACGCCGTCGTGCTCGGCGGCAGTCCGAGCAGACCGGCGAGGCGCGACACAGCGCCCATGCGCAGCGTGTCGATCGCGTGCACGCGCGCGTTGCCCCGCTCATAGAGGCGCGCGCGACCCTCAACCGTCTCGCGTGCGGGAACGTGAACAGGCAGCTTCTCGACAACGACGGGACCGAGCCTTCGGCCACGCCAGAACATCGCGGCGATGGCGGTGAGCGCGAGCAGGACGGTGAAGGGAACAACCCACGGAGGCGTCAGCTCGCCGAGCGTCGGGGGAGCATCGGTCTCGACGTCGGCGATCGTCGGCAGGTACCAGACGAGTTCGTCATTCGCGCCGAGCAGATTGAGCGCCAGGGCGGCGTTGCCGCCGTGCAGAATCGCCTCGTTGCTGAACGCGTTCGGATCACCGAGGAGCGTGAGAGGTCCTGCTGCACGCGGAATCGCCACGAGACCGTATCGACCGTCCGTGGCGGGAAAGCAGCCGTGCGCGTCGACACCGTTGTCAATGCGAAAGGTGTACAGCACGTCCGCAGTCTGCGCCGCTTGAGCGGCGGGAACCGTGCACTGCGCCGCGACCGGGGCAGCGTCGTCGGGCTCGGCACCGCCGGCTCGCACGCCGGGGGCGATCTCACGTAGATCAGCGAAATCCGGAGTCATGATGACGACGTTCGCCGCCTTCTCCGCGAGTTGAGAAAGACCGCGCGCGTCGAGGAAGCCACTCTCGTCGTAGACGAACAGCGTCGCATGCGCACCCGCGAGGCCCTCGGCAGCATCCGTCGCGCTGTCTGCCGTGGTGATCGAGACGCCGTGCTCTTCGAGAACCGTGACGAGGCCCTTGGCGCCAGATGGCGCGGGGCTGTCGGCCTGGAGCGGCCGGGTCTGCGCGGCGTTGCCGCCGGTGAGTGCGATCGCGATCAGCGTGATGACGAGGGCTCCGACGGCGCACACCATCCAGAAGCCAGCACGACGCAGCCGCGTTCGCACCGTGGGCGTCAAAGACTCGGCGATGCTCACGATTGCGAGACCTCCGGCGTCGTTCGCGCCGGCTTCAGCTCAGTGATCTCCGCGTCGAGTGCCGCGATCGCCTCGTACTGCTCGCGCGAGGCATGGCCCTGCAGGTAGCGGACAGAGTCGAAGTCGGATGCTGCCGCATGCAGCGACTCGGCACGAGTCGGGAACGCGGCGCTGGCTGAGGCCGCGAACGATCGGGCGGTCGTTCCGGGCAGCACGGTCACGACGGTGCGCTCATCGAGCCCGCGGGCGAGCGCCCGGAAGGCCTCGAGGGTCGCGATGTCCCACTCGCGTGCCTGCGCAGCATCACGGGCCGCGGCACGCAGATCTCGCGCACTGCGCGTGTCGTCGTCTCCGAAGAGTGCCGGGGGACGCTGGCTTGAGCGGTTGCGGCGTGGCACGCCCCAGATCATGATCGCCGCGACAATTGCCGCGGCGATCACGAGCACGACGAGCACCGGAATCCACGCCGCGAACGTTCCGTCGCCCGGAACGACGAGCGAGAGGAACCAGTCTCGGATCGCTGCGGCGATGCGGTCGATGAGCGAGGGCTGCGCTGCCGTGTACTCGGGCTTCGACAGTTCGCGTACGAGCCAGTCGTACGCCTCATCGCGACCCGGGGTCAGCGGGGGAGCGTCGTCGAATGCCAGGATTCCGCTCACTGCTGGCTTCTTGGTGCGAACGGGTCTGGCGCAGAGAGATCGCCGACCTGGCGAGACTCCACAAACCGAATGAGCTCGATGTCGAGCCCCTCGCGCCGCATGCGCAGATCAACGTAGATGAGCGCGAGTGCCCCCGATTGCACGACCGACATGATCGCGCTCAAGACAACGGTGATCAGCACCAGAATGACTTCGGCAACCGCGAGGAGCGCGAGCATCGCGCCGACGTCGGAGCCCGTCGGATCGAGCAGCCCGGGGACGATCCCGAAAATGAGCGAGACGGGGGTTGTGATGATCTGGGCGGCGATGTTGAGGATCGTCGCGATGAGGAAGATCACGCCGAACGTCTTCCAGAAGCTTCCCGTCGTGAGGCTCCAGGAGCGCGCTAGGGCGCGCTTGAGTGAAGCCCGCTCCATGACGATCACGCTTGGAGCGACCGCGAGCTTTGTGAACACCCAGATTCCGAGAGCTGCCACGGCAAGGCTGCCGAAGACGATGATGAGAATGCCGATGACGATTCCCGCGTCGCCCTGCACGATCACGAGCGCGCCGAGACCCCCGACCACGGCGAGTGCAACGAGGATGGAGCCGAGGTAGAGGAAGGTCCACGCGAGCAGCGTCCAGAATCGTGGCCACGTCGCACGCCAGATCTCCCGAAGGCGAGGCTTTTCGCCGAGGATCGCTCGCGCGGTGTCTGTCACGACGACGCCCTGCAGGAAGGCAGAGCCGACGACCGAGACCAGGAGGGGAACGATCATCGACAGCAGGATGGTCAGCACCGCGCCCGCCGCGATCTCGTCCTGGTCCTGCGCTGTTGCCTGGTCGATGCGCCCGAGCATGACCGCGGTCACCACGCCCGTGATGACAATCGTGAGAAGAACGACAACGCCCTGAATGATGAGCGCGCTGCCGACCGTTGCCTTGGGGTTGTGGCGCAGCTCTTTGAACGGAGCGGTCAGGAGCGCACCGAAACTCAGAGGGCGCAGCGGAATAAGTCCTGGCGTCGGCGGCGGAGCCCATCCGCCCGGTGCGCCGAACGGCTGCTGCCCAAACTGCGGTGCGGGGTATTGACCGTATGGCGGCGCCTGCTGTTGCCCGTACTGTGGCGGCGCGTACTGGCCGTATGGCGGAGGCTGACGCTGGTCGTACGGCGCGCCGTGCTGCCCGTGAGGAGCGTGCTGTCCCTGGGCGTGGCCGGATTGGGCACCGTTCCCGTCGCGGCCATCACCCGCGCCGGGAGGTGGGCCCGCGGAGTCGCCCGATGGGGAGTGCCATGACCCGTTGTCGCTCACTCGTGTGTGCCCCCTTTAACTCGCGCGCGAGACAGTGTGGTTCTACTCTGTCACACGGCGTCGCGGTCGCGCGCGTTTCGTCGCGAGACGTGACCCGTGACGTCAGATAGCCTTGTGGCACGCGTGACGGGACGCCGCCGCGCGCACAGAGAAACGAGAACGAGACGAATGAACCCACGAATTCTTGTTGTCGACGATGACACAGCGCTCGCGGAGATGATCGGCATCGTGCTGCGAACCGAAGGGTACGAACCCATCTTCTGCGCGGACGGCACCGCTGCCCTCACCGAGTTCAAGCAAGAGAAACCCGACCTCGTGCTCCTTGACCTCATGCTTCCCGGAATCGACGGGATCGAGGTGTGCACGCAGATCCGTCAAGAATCCGGGGTTCCCATCATCATGCTCACGGCGAAGTCCGACACGGCTGACGTGGTGCGCGGGCTCGAGTCGGGAGCGGACGACTACATCGTGAAGCCATTCAACCCCAAGGAGCTCGTCGCACGCATTCGCACACGTCTGCGA
This DNA window, taken from Paramicrobacterium agarici, encodes the following:
- the ahcY gene encoding adenosylhomocysteinase; protein product: MTSSAPFDYQIADLSLAEAGRHQLRLAENEMPGLMALRDEYGASQPLAGARIAGSLHMTVQTAVLIETLVALGAQVRWASCNIYSTQNEAAAAVVVGPEGTIDAPAGVPVFAWKGETLAEYWACTDRIFDWSSESEAAGESWIGPNLILDDGGDATLLVHKGREFEAAGDVPEATDADSEEFSVVLDVLRRSLAASPDRWTRIAGELEGVTEETTTGVHRLYELARSGELLFPAINVNDSVTKSKFDNRYGIRHSLPDGLNRATDVLIGGKVAFVVGYGDVGKGAAEALRGQGARVIVSEVDPICALQAAMDGFQVATLESVADQVDIVITCTGNRAVVRPEHMLAMKHLAIVANVGHFDNEIDMAGLAAIDGVVKLEIKPQVHEWRLPTGRSILVLSEGRLMNLGNATGHPSFVMSNSFANQVLAQIELHERGDRYSTDVHVLPKRLDEKVARLHLDALGVELTSLSPEQAAYIGVPVEGPYKLEHYRY
- a CDS encoding RDD family protein — translated: MSEAVTFSRDADEFITGEAVALDVRSTSFLLRAAGAMIDVLVSVALAVVLVLLLVMSAAQTGMDTAAMQAFMIAIIVFSTIVVPTAVELLTRGRSLGRLAIGARIVRDDGGAIGFRHAFIRALVGFFEIYMTLGGGAALVGLLGARSKRIGDMLAGTYSQHERVPRISPAVYPVPQHLTAWAQVADVARLPDRLARRIAQFLSQAARMTPHSRARLAHDLANEASAHVAPLPQTDPLSFLYAVAALRRERSYRALMLERERLQRLQPLLHDNPHSFPARVPQHPSPAR
- a CDS encoding stage II sporulation protein M, with protein sequence MDLDAYTAAHRSDWERLDELSRTPRLTGEQSDELIMRYQSGATQLSAIKTTAGSTAVGDRLSVVLSRVRLRFTGAAGNALSQLPRFFMLQLPAALYRLRWLTLAVTVATVLIALAFGVWISQDPRVLANLGSESELSSLARDEFVAYYSENPAASFAGRVWTNNAWIAAQCIAFGITGVWVPYVVLQNAQNLGITGAVMFAYDKGDVFFLFIAPHGQLELTCIFVAAAAGLRIFWSWVAPGRRTRLDSIAHEGRSLITVVVGLVIALFVSGIIEGFVTPWPLQEQTEPALGWAIKIGIGTLALAAFLAYMLVVGRRAARHGETGDLDAFGSGATTLTAA
- a CDS encoding Fur family transcriptional regulator encodes the protein MHTTTDAEFSTALRDAGLKATAPRRSVLRVLETNQHADAAAIFESVLHDLPDTSLQAVYGVLSALTEVGLVRRIEPAGSPALYERRIGDNHHHVVCTQCGAVRDVDCVVGEAPCLTPSNTAGYAISTADVTFWGVCPDCQKATD
- a CDS encoding catalase, whose product is MSETPVTTTNTGSPVAADGYSQTVGADGSIVLTDHYLVEKLAHFNRERVPERVVHAKGGGAFGTFEATEDMSAYTRAALFQKGTTTEMLARFSTVAGEQGSPDTWRDPRGFALKFYTSEGNYDLVGNNTPVFFIRDGIKFPDFIHSQKRLPGINTRDNDMQWDFWTNSPESAHQVTWVLGDRGLPASWRTMDGFGSHTYQWINAEGERFWVKYHFKTDQGIENLTNEQGEKLAGQDADYHQRDLYEAIERGDFPSWTLYVQIMPYEDAKTYRFNPFDVTKVWPHADYPLVKVGTMQLNRNAENYFAQIEQAAFAPSNFVPGIAASPDRMLQARIFSYADAHRYRVGTNHAQLPVNAPKVDVHSYSKDGQSRFSFPSSDRPVYAPNSFGGPQGDPQVAGDAAGFPSDGELVRSAQVLHSEDSDFVQAGTLYREVMDDDAKARFLDTITGHVGAVKNDDIRARAIQYWKNVDADLGAALEERLAAGAAGAPVVNGTDTEAAEAVA
- a CDS encoding DUF58 domain-containing protein; its protein translation is MAVTGWFVALLAAGVVPVIVVGQATGNAWAPLGLWLAACVLLLVIDVSLAGSPRRLSILRELPERVRLGETVTSRILVSNQGERTVRAIVRDAWQPSAGATEPRQRVVLPPGERRAATQRLTPFRRGDRTSSHVTVRSFGPLRLGARQATLSAPGRLRVLPPFNARKHLPSRLARLRELDGASPVMVRGQGTEFDSLREYVRGDDVRSIDWRATARRQDLVVRTWRPERDRRVVIIIDTGRTSAARIDNEPRIDTAFESSLLLAALATRAGDRVDVVAFDRRVRGRVQGANGPALLARMVDTFAGIDPELIEMDWDAVPGQVRDITAHRALVVLLTSIDAPGASQGLLSVLPQLTQKHTVVVASVTDPDVEAAVSQRDRREDVYRAASAERSLLDVARVSAAIRQQGADVVTGAPADLPPALSDHYIALKAAGRL
- a CDS encoding AAA family ATPase, which translates into the protein MTNHHDSPQNATGTAPEATTDTHDDLRQRFAQVRAEVAKAVVGQDAAVTGLVVALLARGHALLEGVPGVAKTLLVRSLSTSLSLDTKRVQFTPDLMPGDVTGSLVYDTKAGEFEFREGPVFTNIMLADEINRTPPKTQSSLLEAMEERQVSADGVTRKLPDPFLVAATMNPIEYEGTYTLPEAQLDRFLVKLVLEVPERETEVEVLRRHAHGFDPRDLASAGVTPVVSATDIRAAQDAVASVGVTDAVLTYLVDLARATRQSPSVRIGVSPRGTTALLAATKAWTWLTGYTSITPDHVQAMLIPVWRHRVQLRPEAELEGVSVDAILTSVMQQVQVPF
- a CDS encoding DUF4350 domain-containing protein codes for the protein MSIAESLTPTVRTRLRRAGFWMVCAVGALVITLIAIALTGGNAAQTRPLQADSPAPSGAKGLVTVLEEHGVSITTADSATDAAEGLAGAHATLFVYDESGFLDARGLSQLAEKAANVVIMTPDFADLREIAPGVRAGGAEPDDAAPVAAQCTVPAAQAAQTADVLYTFRIDNGVDAHGCFPATDGRYGLVAIPRAAGPLTLLGDPNAFSNEAILHGGNAALALNLLGANDELVWYLPTIADVETDAPPTLGELTPPWVVPFTVLLALTAIAAMFWRGRRLGPVVVEKLPVHVPARETVEGRARLYERGNARVHAIDTLRMGAVSRLAGLLGLPPSTTAWQVADATASLLARDPRQVRAVLVDDLPSSDSQLMALSDAVNDLETRVRATIDETGRM
- a CDS encoding DUF4129 domain-containing protein, encoding MSGILAFDDAPPLTPGRDEAYDWLVRELSKPEYTAAQPSLIDRIAAAIRDWFLSLVVPGDGTFAAWIPVLVVLVIAAAIVAAIMIWGVPRRNRSSQRPPALFGDDDTRSARDLRAAARDAAQAREWDIATLEAFRALARGLDERTVVTVLPGTTARSFAASASAAFPTRAESLHAAASDFDSVRYLQGHASREQYEAIAALDAEITELKPARTTPEVSQS